In Arsenicicoccus dermatophilus, a genomic segment contains:
- the rplD gene encoding 50S ribosomal protein L4, producing the protein MTTIDILDAKGAKAGSVELPAEVFDVQTNIPLIHQVVVAQLAAARQGTHKAKTRAEVSGGGAKPYRQKGTGRARQGSTRAPQFAGGGTVHGPVPRDYSQRTPKKMKAAALRGALSDRARHGRVHVMSSLVEGGTPSTKAVASVLGALTERKNLLVVVEREDTLGLASVRNIANVHTLVADQLNTYDVLCADDVVFTQGALESFLARGTQSADKAEEDTK; encoded by the coding sequence ATGACGACCATCGACATCCTGGACGCCAAGGGCGCCAAGGCGGGCTCCGTCGAGCTGCCCGCCGAGGTCTTCGACGTCCAGACCAATATCCCGCTGATCCACCAGGTCGTGGTGGCCCAGCTCGCGGCTGCCCGTCAGGGCACCCACAAGGCCAAGACCCGCGCGGAGGTGTCCGGCGGTGGCGCCAAGCCCTACCGCCAGAAGGGCACCGGTCGCGCCCGTCAGGGGTCGACCCGTGCGCCGCAGTTCGCCGGCGGTGGGACGGTCCACGGCCCGGTGCCGCGCGACTACAGCCAGCGCACCCCCAAGAAGATGAAGGCCGCTGCCCTGCGTGGGGCCCTCTCCGACCGCGCCCGCCACGGCCGCGTTCACGTCATGTCCTCGCTCGTCGAGGGCGGCACTCCGTCCACCAAGGCCGTCGCCTCGGTGCTGGGTGCGCTGACCGAGCGCAAGAACCTCCTGGTGGTCGTCGAGCGCGAGGACACCCTCGGCCTGGCGTCGGTGCGCAACATCGCCAACGTGCACACCCTGGTCGCCGACCAGCTGAACACCTACGACGTGCTTTGCGCCGACGACGTGGTCTTCACCCAGGGCGCCCTCGAGTCCTTCCTGGCTCGTGGCACTCAGTCGGCCGACAAGGCTGAGGAGGACACCAAGTGA
- the rplF gene encoding 50S ribosomal protein L6: MSRIGRLPVSVPMGVEVTIDGQTVTVKKNNNELTHVVKEPISVAKAEDGTIQVSRPNDEREARALHGLTRSLIANMVEGVTNGYEKKLEIHGTGYRVVAKGSNLEFALGFSHPVLIEPPAGITFQVESPTKFSVKGIDKQLVGEVAANIRKLRKPDPYKGKGVRYAGEQIRRKVGKAGK, translated from the coding sequence ATGTCCCGCATCGGACGTCTCCCTGTCTCCGTGCCCATGGGTGTGGAGGTCACCATCGACGGTCAGACCGTGACCGTCAAGAAGAACAACAACGAGCTGACCCACGTGGTCAAGGAGCCGATCTCGGTCGCCAAGGCCGAGGACGGCACCATCCAGGTCAGCCGCCCCAACGACGAGCGTGAGGCCCGTGCCCTGCACGGCCTGACCCGGTCGCTCATCGCCAACATGGTCGAGGGCGTGACCAACGGCTACGAGAAGAAGCTCGAGATCCACGGCACGGGTTACCGCGTCGTCGCCAAGGGCTCCAACCTCGAGTTCGCGCTCGGCTTCTCGCACCCGGTCCTGATCGAGCCCCCGGCCGGCATCACCTTCCAGGTGGAGAGCCCGACCAAGTTCTCGGTCAAGGGCATCGACAAGCAGCTGGTCGGCGAGGTCGCTGCCAACATCCGCAAGCTCCGCAAGCCCGACCCCTACAAGGGCAAGGGTGTCCGCTACGCGGGCGAGCAGATCCGCCGCAAGGTCGGAAAGGCTGGTAAGTAA
- the rplO gene encoding 50S ribosomal protein L15: protein MATTKKAAAGEQELPADGTTHALKVHHLRPAPGAKTAKTRVGRGEGSKGKTAGRGTKGTSSRYQVPERFEGGQTPLHMRLPKLRGFKNPFKTEYQVVNLDKISALFPEGGTVTVADLVEKGAVRKGSLVKVLGTGEISVKVDVTADKFSGSAKTKIEAAGGTTTEA from the coding sequence ATGGCTACGACCAAGAAGGCTGCGGCCGGCGAGCAGGAGCTTCCTGCCGACGGCACCACGCACGCCCTCAAGGTGCACCACCTGCGTCCCGCCCCGGGTGCCAAGACCGCCAAGACCCGCGTCGGTCGTGGTGAGGGCTCCAAGGGCAAGACCGCAGGCCGTGGCACCAAGGGCACCAGCTCGCGCTACCAGGTTCCCGAGCGCTTCGAGGGTGGTCAGACGCCGCTGCACATGCGTCTGCCCAAGCTCCGCGGCTTCAAGAACCCTTTCAAGACCGAGTACCAGGTCGTGAACCTCGACAAGATCTCGGCGCTGTTCCCCGAGGGTGGCACGGTCACCGTCGCGGACCTCGTCGAGAAGGGTGCCGTCCGCAAGGGCTCGCTCGTCAAGGTGCTCGGCACCGGGGAGATCTCTGTCAAGGTCGACGTGACCGCTGACAAGTTCTCCGGCTCGGCCAAGACCAAGATCGAGGCGGCCGGCGGCACCACCACCGAGGCCTGA
- the rplV gene encoding 50S ribosomal protein L22, giving the protein MEAKAVARHVRVTPMKARRVVNLVRGKNVTEAIATLQFAPQSASDPVLKVLQSAIANARVKADQASEAFDERNLVVTQAFVDEGQTMKRFQPRAQGRAFRVRKRTSHITVFVGQPVAASKGGTR; this is encoded by the coding sequence ATGGAGGCCAAGGCCGTCGCGCGTCACGTCCGCGTCACGCCGATGAAGGCCCGTCGCGTCGTCAACCTGGTCCGGGGCAAGAACGTCACCGAGGCCATCGCGACGCTGCAGTTCGCCCCGCAGTCCGCGAGCGACCCGGTCCTGAAGGTGCTGCAGAGCGCCATCGCCAACGCCCGTGTCAAGGCTGACCAGGCCTCCGAGGCCTTCGACGAGCGCAACCTCGTCGTCACGCAGGCCTTCGTGGACGAGGGCCAGACCATGAAGCGGTTCCAGCCCCGCGCCCAGGGCCGTGCGTTCCGGGTCCGCAAGCGCACGAGCCACATCACCGTCTTCGTTGGCCAGCCGGTGGCCGCGAGCAAGGGAGGCACCCGCTAA
- a CDS encoding type Z 30S ribosomal protein S14: protein MAKTALINKANAKPKFKVRAYTRCQRCGRPHSVYRKFGLCRVCLREMAHRGELPGVTKSSW from the coding sequence GTGGCCAAGACCGCCCTGATCAACAAGGCCAACGCCAAGCCCAAGTTCAAGGTTCGCGCCTACACGCGTTGCCAGCGTTGCGGCCGTCCGCACTCGGTCTACCGCAAGTTCGGCCTGTGCCGCGTCTGCCTGCGCGAGATGGCTCACCGGGGCGAGCTCCCCGGCGTCACCAAGAGCAGCTGGTAA
- the rpsQ gene encoding 30S ribosomal protein S17 produces the protein MSDNQKEAANTVSETTLERNYRKTRQGYVVSDKMDKTVVVEVEDRVKHALYGKVLRRSSKVKAHDEQNSAGIGDRVLIMETRPLSASKRWRVVEILERAK, from the coding sequence ATGAGCGACAACCAGAAGGAAGCTGCGAACACCGTGAGCGAGACGACTCTCGAGCGCAACTACCGCAAGACCCGCCAGGGCTACGTGGTGAGCGACAAGATGGACAAGACCGTCGTCGTCGAGGTCGAGGACCGCGTCAAGCACGCCCTGTACGGCAAGGTCCTGCGCCGCAGCAGCAAGGTCAAGGCGCACGACGAGCAGAACTCGGCCGGTATCGGCGACCGCGTCCTCATCATGGAGACCCGACCCCTGTCCGCCAGCAAGCGCTGGCGCGTGGTCGAGATCCTCGAGCGCGCGAAGTAA
- the rplC gene encoding 50S ribosomal protein L3, producing MTNAAIERNVKGVLGEKLGMTQVWDADNRLVPVTVIKAGPCVVTQVRDAETDGYHAVQIAFGAIDPRKVNKPMAGHFEKAGVSPRRHLVELRTGDAAEYTIGQEITVAAFEAGTTVDVTGTTKGKGFAGVMKRHGFKGVSSSHGAHRNHRKPGSIGGCSTPGRVFKGLRMAGRMGGVRQTTQNLTIHAVDADKGLLVIKGAVPGPRGAVVLVRTAAKGA from the coding sequence ATGACTAACGCTGCTATCGAGCGCAACGTCAAGGGCGTCCTTGGCGAGAAGCTCGGCATGACCCAGGTCTGGGACGCGGACAACCGCCTCGTCCCCGTGACCGTCATCAAGGCGGGCCCCTGCGTCGTCACGCAGGTCCGCGACGCCGAGACGGATGGCTACCACGCCGTCCAGATCGCCTTCGGCGCGATCGACCCGCGCAAGGTCAACAAGCCCATGGCCGGCCACTTCGAGAAGGCCGGTGTGTCGCCGCGCCGCCACCTCGTCGAGCTCCGCACCGGCGATGCCGCCGAGTACACCATCGGCCAGGAGATCACCGTCGCGGCCTTCGAGGCCGGCACGACCGTCGACGTCACCGGCACCACCAAGGGCAAGGGCTTCGCCGGCGTCATGAAGCGTCACGGCTTCAAGGGCGTCTCGTCCTCCCACGGTGCGCACCGCAACCACCGCAAGCCGGGCTCGATCGGTGGCTGCTCCACCCCGGGCCGCGTCTTCAAGGGTCTGCGCATGGCCGGTCGCATGGGCGGCGTGCGCCAGACCACCCAGAACCTCACGATCCACGCCGTGGACGCCGACAAGGGTCTGCTCGTCATCAAGGGTGCCGTTCCCGGTCCCCGCGGTGCCGTCGTCCTGGTCCGCACGGCCGCCAAGGGGGCCTGA
- the rplN gene encoding 50S ribosomal protein L14 — MIQQESRLRVADNTGAKEILCIRVLGGSGRRYAGIGDVIVATVKDAIPGGNVKKGDVVKAVIVRTTKERRRVDGSYIKFDENAAVILKNDGDPRGTRIFGPVGRELREKKFMKIISLAPEVL, encoded by the coding sequence GTGATCCAGCAGGAGTCGCGACTGCGCGTCGCCGACAACACCGGTGCCAAGGAGATCCTTTGCATCCGTGTGCTCGGCGGTTCGGGTCGTCGGTATGCCGGCATCGGCGACGTCATCGTCGCCACCGTCAAGGACGCGATCCCCGGTGGCAACGTGAAGAAGGGCGACGTGGTCAAGGCCGTCATCGTCCGCACCACCAAGGAGCGTCGTCGCGTCGACGGTTCTTACATCAAGTTCGACGAGAACGCGGCCGTCATCCTCAAGAACGACGGGGACCCGCGTGGCACGCGCATCTTCGGCCCGGTCGGCCGCGAGCTGCGCGAGAAGAAGTTCATGAAGATCATCTCTCTGGCGCCGGAGGTGCTGTAA
- the rpsE gene encoding 30S ribosomal protein S5, with translation MPGPQRRGTGAGTGQNGGERNNDRRDRRERNDRRDSAEKSQYIERVVAINRVAKVVKGGRRFSFTALVVVGDGDGTVGVGYGKAKEVPAAIAKGVEEAKKAFFRVPRIAGTIPHPVQGEAAAGVVLLRPAAPGTGVIAGGPVRAVLECAGIHDVLSKSLGSDNSINVVHAAVAALKGLERPEAVAARRGKSLEDVAPAALLRARAAGMASSAPAEVTA, from the coding sequence ATGCCAGGACCTCAGCGCCGCGGAACCGGCGCCGGCACCGGCCAGAACGGTGGCGAGCGCAACAACGACCGCCGTGACCGTCGCGAGCGCAACGACCGCCGCGACTCCGCCGAGAAGAGCCAGTACATCGAGCGCGTCGTGGCGATCAACCGCGTCGCCAAGGTGGTCAAGGGTGGTCGTCGCTTCAGCTTCACCGCGCTCGTCGTGGTGGGCGATGGTGACGGCACCGTGGGCGTCGGTTACGGCAAGGCCAAGGAGGTGCCCGCGGCGATTGCCAAGGGTGTCGAGGAGGCCAAGAAGGCCTTCTTCCGTGTGCCCCGTATCGCCGGCACCATCCCCCACCCCGTCCAGGGTGAGGCCGCCGCAGGCGTCGTCCTGCTCCGCCCGGCCGCCCCTGGTACCGGTGTCATCGCCGGTGGCCCGGTGCGCGCCGTGCTCGAGTGCGCGGGCATCCACGACGTCCTGTCCAAGTCCCTGGGCTCGGACAACTCGATCAACGTGGTGCACGCCGCCGTCGCCGCCCTCAAGGGTCTGGAGCGTCCGGAGGCCGTCGCGGCCCGCCGTGGCAAGTCCCTTGAGGACGTCGCCCCGGCCGCCCTGCTCCGGGCCCGCGCCGCCGGCATGGCGTCGTCCGCCCCCGCGGAGGTGACTGCGTGA
- the rplR gene encoding 50S ribosomal protein L18 — translation MARLIVKRGKGKSAARSRRHLRLRKRVTGTAVRPRLVVNRSARHMFVQIVDDTEGKTLASASTMEADLRSFDGDKTAKAKRVGELIAERAKAAGVSAVVFDRGGNQYHGRVAAIADGAREGGLDL, via the coding sequence ATGGCACGTCTCATCGTCAAGCGCGGCAAGGGCAAGTCGGCCGCTCGCTCGCGTCGCCACCTGCGTCTGCGCAAGCGCGTTACCGGCACCGCTGTGCGACCCCGCCTCGTGGTCAACCGTTCGGCGCGCCACATGTTCGTCCAGATCGTCGACGACACCGAGGGCAAGACGCTGGCCAGCGCCTCCACCATGGAAGCCGACCTGCGCTCCTTCGACGGCGACAAGACGGCCAAGGCCAAGCGGGTCGGCGAGCTGATCGCCGAGCGTGCCAAGGCTGCGGGTGTCTCGGCCGTCGTCTTCGACCGTGGTGGCAACCAGTACCACGGTCGGGTCGCCGCGATCGCTGACGGCGCCCGTGAGGGTGGTCTGGACCTGTGA
- the rplP gene encoding 50S ribosomal protein L16 — MLIPRRVKHRKQHHPKRSGAAKGGTTISFGDYGIQALEPAYVTNRQIESARIAMTRYIKRGGKVWINIYPDRPLTKKPAETRMGSGKGSPEWWVANVKPGRIMFELAGVPEPVAREAMRLAMHKLPMKCRFVAREGGDI; from the coding sequence ATGCTGATTCCCCGTCGTGTGAAGCACCGCAAGCAGCACCACCCCAAGCGGAGTGGCGCGGCCAAGGGTGGCACCACGATCTCCTTCGGTGACTACGGGATCCAGGCTCTCGAGCCGGCCTATGTCACCAACCGGCAGATCGAGTCCGCCCGTATCGCCATGACCCGCTACATCAAGCGTGGCGGAAAGGTCTGGATCAACATCTACCCGGACCGTCCCCTGACGAAGAAGCCTGCCGAGACCCGCATGGGTTCCGGTAAGGGCTCGCCCGAGTGGTGGGTGGCCAACGTCAAGCCCGGCCGCATCATGTTCGAGCTGGCCGGCGTCCCGGAGCCCGTCGCCCGTGAGGCCATGCGCCTCGCCATGCACAAGCTCCCGATGAAGTGCCGTTTCGTGGCGCGCGAAGGTGGTGACATCTGA
- the rplW gene encoding 50S ribosomal protein L23, which yields MTTIKDPRDILLAPVVSEKSYGLMDQGKYTFVVDPRANKTEIKIAIEQVFKVKVDSVHTLNRQGKTRRTRFGLGKRKDTKRAIVTLKEGSIDIFGGAGV from the coding sequence GTGACCACCATCAAGGACCCTCGCGACATCCTGCTCGCGCCGGTCGTCTCCGAGAAGTCGTACGGACTGATGGATCAGGGCAAGTACACCTTCGTGGTGGACCCCCGGGCCAACAAGACCGAGATCAAGATCGCCATCGAGCAGGTCTTCAAGGTCAAGGTGGACTCCGTGCACACGCTCAACCGCCAGGGCAAGACCCGCCGCACGCGGTTCGGTCTCGGCAAGCGCAAGGACACCAAGCGCGCGATCGTCACCCTCAAGGAAGGGTCGATCGACATCTTCGGAGGCGCTGGCGTCTGA
- the rplB gene encoding 50S ribosomal protein L2 gives MAIRKYKPTTPGRRGSSVADFVEVTRSTPEKSLVRPLPKTGGRNSSGRITTRHIGGGHKRAYRVIDFRRHDKDGVPAKVAHIEYDPNRTARIALLHYADGEKRYILAPNRLSQGDIIENGPGADIKPGNAMPLKNIPVGTVIHAIELKPGGGAKIARSAGARVQLVAKDGPYAQLRMPSGEIRNVDLRCRATVGEVGNAEQSNINWGKAGRMRWKGKRPTVRGVAMNPIDHPHGGGEGKTSGGRHPVSPWGQPEGRTRKPGKPSDKLIVRRRRTGKKR, from the coding sequence ATGGCTATCCGTAAGTACAAGCCCACGACTCCGGGTCGTCGCGGCTCGAGCGTGGCGGACTTCGTCGAGGTCACGCGCAGCACGCCCGAGAAGTCGCTGGTGCGCCCGCTGCCCAAGACCGGTGGACGCAACTCGAGCGGTCGCATCACCACCCGCCACATCGGTGGTGGGCACAAGCGCGCCTACCGCGTGATCGACTTCCGTCGTCACGACAAGGACGGCGTGCCCGCGAAGGTCGCGCACATCGAGTACGACCCCAACCGCACCGCGCGCATCGCGCTCCTGCACTACGCCGACGGGGAGAAGCGCTACATCCTCGCCCCCAACCGGCTGAGCCAGGGCGATATCATCGAGAACGGCCCCGGCGCCGACATCAAGCCGGGCAACGCGATGCCGCTCAAGAACATCCCCGTGGGTACCGTCATCCACGCGATCGAGCTCAAGCCCGGCGGCGGCGCCAAGATCGCCCGCTCCGCCGGTGCGCGGGTTCAGCTCGTCGCCAAGGACGGCCCCTACGCCCAGCTGCGTATGCCGTCCGGCGAGATCCGCAACGTCGACCTGCGCTGCCGCGCCACGGTCGGCGAGGTGGGCAACGCCGAGCAGAGCAACATCAACTGGGGCAAGGCCGGCCGCATGCGCTGGAAGGGCAAGCGCCCCACGGTCCGTGGTGTCGCCATGAACCCCATCGACCACCCGCACGGTGGTGGTGAGGGGAAGACCTCCGGTGGTCGCCACCCGGTCAGCCCCTGGGGTCAGCCCGAGGGCCGCACCCGCAAGCCGGGCAAGCCGAGCGACAAGCTCATCGTCCGTCGTCGTCGCACTGGCAAGAAGCGCTGA
- the rpsC gene encoding 30S ribosomal protein S3, which yields MGQKVNPHGFRLGITTDHRSRWFADSTKPGQRYRDYVKEDVAIRRLLSEGMERAGIARVEIERTRDRVRVDIHTARPGIVIGRRGAEADRIRGELEKLTGKQVQLNILEVKNPEVDAQLVAQGIAEQLSARVSFRRAMRKGMQSAQRAGALGIRVMCAGRLGGAEMSRSEFYREGRVPLHTLRANIDYGFYEARTTFGRIGVKVWIYKGDITAKELAAQQAAAPRPSRGPRRDGADRPGRGGGRGPRRDHRDAAPAAEAPAASDTAQAQPAEQGAES from the coding sequence ATGGGTCAGAAGGTCAACCCGCACGGTTTCCGCCTCGGGATCACCACCGACCACCGCAGCCGCTGGTTCGCCGACTCGACCAAGCCGGGTCAGCGCTACCGCGACTACGTCAAGGAGGACGTGGCGATCCGTCGCCTCCTGTCCGAGGGCATGGAGCGCGCCGGCATCGCCCGCGTCGAGATCGAGCGCACGCGTGACCGCGTCCGCGTCGACATCCACACCGCCCGCCCGGGCATCGTCATCGGTCGCCGTGGCGCCGAGGCCGACCGCATCCGTGGCGAGCTGGAGAAGCTCACGGGCAAGCAGGTCCAGCTGAACATCCTCGAGGTCAAGAACCCCGAGGTCGACGCCCAGCTGGTCGCCCAGGGGATCGCCGAGCAGCTGTCTGCCCGTGTGTCCTTCCGCCGCGCCATGCGCAAGGGCATGCAGTCCGCCCAGCGCGCTGGTGCCCTCGGCATCCGGGTCATGTGCGCCGGTCGTCTCGGCGGCGCCGAGATGTCCCGCTCGGAGTTCTACCGCGAGGGACGCGTCCCGCTGCACACCCTGCGCGCCAACATCGACTATGGCTTCTACGAGGCTCGTACGACCTTCGGTCGCATCGGTGTCAAGGTGTGGATCTACAAGGGTGACATCACTGCCAAGGAGCTCGCGGCCCAGCAGGCTGCCGCGCCGCGCCCGTCACGCGGCCCGCGCCGTGACGGTGCGGACCGCCCCGGCCGTGGTGGTGGCCGCGGCCCCCGTCGTGACCACCGCGACGCAGCCCCGGCCGCCGAGGCCCCCGCTGCGTCCGACACCGCGCAGGCCCAGCCTGCGGAGCAGGGAGCTGAGTCCTGA
- the rpsS gene encoding 30S ribosomal protein S19, giving the protein MPRSLKKGPFIDDHLQKKVDAQNEAGTKNVIKTWSRRSVISPDMLGHTLAVHDGRKHVPVFVTESMVGHKLGEFAPTRTFKGHEKDDKKGRRR; this is encoded by the coding sequence ATGCCTCGTAGCCTGAAGAAGGGCCCCTTCATCGACGACCACCTTCAGAAGAAGGTGGACGCCCAGAACGAAGCGGGCACCAAGAACGTCATCAAGACCTGGTCGCGTCGATCCGTGATCAGCCCCGACATGCTCGGCCACACCCTTGCCGTGCACGACGGTCGCAAGCACGTCCCGGTCTTCGTGACCGAGTCGATGGTCGGCCACAAGCTCGGCGAGTTCGCCCCCACCCGTACCTTCAAGGGTCACGAGAAGGACGACAAGAAGGGGCGTCGTCGCTGA
- the rpmD gene encoding 50S ribosomal protein L30 translates to MARLKVTQTRGHVGCKQNQRETLRTLGLKRIGDVVVKEDRPEIRGMVRTVAHLVAVEEVD, encoded by the coding sequence ATGGCACGCCTCAAGGTGACCCAGACGCGCGGCCACGTCGGCTGCAAGCAGAACCAGCGCGAGACCCTGCGCACGCTCGGTCTCAAGCGCATCGGCGACGTCGTCGTCAAGGAGGACCGCCCCGAGATCCGCGGCATGGTCCGCACGGTCGCCCACCTGGTGGCCGTCGAGGAGGTTGACTGA
- the rplE gene encoding 50S ribosomal protein L5, whose translation MTATTSEKTQPRLKARYAAEIKPALQEQFSYANVMQVPGVTKVIVNMGVGEAARDSKLIEGAVRDLTAITGQKPVVTKARKSIAQFKLREGMPIGAHVTLRGDRMWEFLDRLLSVALPRIRDFRGLSGKQFDGRGNYTFGLNEQSMFHEIDQDKIDRVRGMDITIVTTATNDDEGRALLKQLGFPFKEN comes from the coding sequence ATGACCGCTACCACCTCTGAGAAGACGCAGCCCCGCCTCAAGGCGCGCTACGCCGCGGAGATCAAGCCTGCCCTGCAGGAGCAGTTCTCCTACGCCAACGTGATGCAGGTGCCCGGCGTGACCAAGGTCATCGTCAACATGGGTGTGGGCGAGGCCGCTCGCGACTCCAAGCTCATCGAGGGCGCAGTCCGCGACCTCACGGCGATCACTGGCCAGAAGCCCGTGGTGACCAAGGCCCGCAAGTCCATCGCGCAGTTCAAGCTGCGCGAGGGCATGCCGATCGGTGCGCACGTCACGCTGCGCGGTGACCGCATGTGGGAGTTCCTGGACCGTCTGCTGTCCGTGGCGCTCCCGCGCATCCGCGACTTCCGTGGTCTGTCGGGCAAGCAGTTCGACGGGCGCGGCAACTACACCTTCGGCCTCAACGAGCAGTCCATGTTCCACGAGATCGACCAGGACAAGATCGACCGCGTGCGTGGTATGGACATCACGATCGTGACGACCGCCACCAACGACGACGAGGGTCGCGCCCTGCTGAAGCAGCTCGGCTTCCCCTTCAAGGAGAACTGA
- the rpmC gene encoding 50S ribosomal protein L29, which translates to MAVGSKDLTSEQLRGLGDDRLVDELKKAKEELFNLRFQSATGQLENHGRLRAVRKDIARIYTEMRERELGIGAAPAKGAKA; encoded by the coding sequence ATGGCAGTCGGTTCCAAGGACCTGACGTCCGAGCAGCTCCGTGGTCTGGGCGACGACCGTCTGGTCGACGAGCTGAAGAAGGCCAAGGAGGAGCTGTTCAACCTCCGCTTCCAGTCCGCCACCGGTCAGCTGGAGAACCACGGCCGTCTGCGTGCGGTCCGCAAGGACATCGCCCGCATCTACACCGAGATGCGTGAGCGTGAGCTCGGCATCGGCGCCGCCCCCGCGAAGGGTGCCAAGGCATGA
- the rpsJ gene encoding 30S ribosomal protein S10 codes for MAGQKIRIRLKSYDHEVIDSSARKIVDTVTRAGATVVGPVPLPTEKNVFCVIRSPHKYKDSREHFEMRTHKRLIDIIDPTPKAVDSLMRLDLPADVNIEIKL; via the coding sequence ATGGCGGGACAGAAGATCCGCATCCGGCTTAAGTCGTACGACCACGAGGTCATCGACAGCTCGGCGCGCAAGATCGTGGACACCGTGACCCGTGCGGGCGCGACGGTCGTGGGCCCCGTGCCCCTGCCGACGGAGAAGAATGTCTTCTGCGTCATTCGTTCGCCGCACAAGTATAAGGACAGCCGCGAGCACTTCGAGATGCGGACGCACAAGCGTCTCATCGACATCATCGACCCGACGCCCAAGGCCGTCGACTCGCTGATGCGTCTCGACCTGCCGGCGGACGTCAACATCGAGATCAAGCTCTGA
- the rplX gene encoding 50S ribosomal protein L24, whose product MAKMKIKKGDLVQVITGPDKGLQGKVISVNTETQRVLVEGVNRVTKHTKAGQGTGRTGGIVHTEAPIHVSNVQVVDAETKKPTRIKTRVETVERDGRTKTLRTRVSVRSGKDL is encoded by the coding sequence ATGGCGAAGATGAAGATCAAGAAGGGTGACCTCGTGCAGGTCATCACCGGTCCCGACAAGGGCCTGCAGGGCAAGGTCATCAGCGTCAACACCGAGACCCAGCGCGTGCTGGTCGAGGGTGTCAACCGGGTGACCAAGCACACCAAGGCTGGCCAGGGAACGGGCCGCACCGGTGGCATCGTCCACACCGAGGCGCCGATCCACGTGTCCAACGTGCAGGTCGTCGACGCCGAGACCAAGAAGCCGACCCGCATCAAGACGCGCGTCGAGACTGTGGAGCGCGACGGTCGCACCAAGACCCTCCGCACCCGCGTCTCGGTCCGCTCGGGCAAGGACCTGTGA
- the rpsH gene encoding 30S ribosomal protein S8, which translates to MTMTDPIADMLTRVRNANSAHHDAVSMPFSKLKKNIADILEAEGYIAGSKIEDAEVGQTLTITLKYGPNRERSIAGVRRVSKPGLRVYAKSTNLPKVLGGLGVAIISTSSGLLTDKQAAQKGVGGEVLAYVW; encoded by the coding sequence ATGACAATGACTGACCCGATTGCGGACATGCTGACCCGCGTCCGGAACGCCAACTCGGCGCACCACGACGCTGTCTCCATGCCGTTCTCGAAGCTCAAGAAGAACATCGCGGACATCCTCGAGGCGGAGGGCTACATCGCCGGCTCCAAGATCGAGGACGCCGAGGTGGGTCAGACCCTGACCATCACCCTCAAGTACGGACCCAACCGGGAGCGTTCCATCGCCGGTGTCCGCCGGGTGTCCAAGCCGGGTCTTCGCGTCTACGCGAAGTCCACCAATCTCCCCAAGGTTCTCGGAGGCCTGGGCGTGGCGATCATCTCCACGTCCTCCGGTCTCCTCACGGACAAGCAGGCCGCTCAGAAGGGCGTGGGTGGGGAAGTCCTCGCCTACGTCTGGTAA